Proteins co-encoded in one Gossypium arboreum isolate Shixiya-1 chromosome 11, ASM2569848v2, whole genome shotgun sequence genomic window:
- the LOC108470925 gene encoding respiratory burst oxidase homolog protein B, whose product MEIHHSKHESWSDTESTSSSRVGYSGPLSGPILVNNANKKHSSKKSARFKDGDEYVEITLDIREDSVSVQNIKGGDPETAMLATKLEKRPSFGSQLSFKIRQVSQELKRMTSMKAAAPFNRADRNKSGAARALRGLKFMTKNVGTEGWSEIESRFDELSVNGSLPKSLFGPCIGMNESKEFAEELFEALARRRGITSSAVNKAQLREFWEQITDQSFDARLQTFFDMVDKDADGRITEEEVKEIITLSASANKLSKIQECAEEYAALIMEELDKDNLGYIEIYNLETLLLQAPSQSTNLVTDSRILSRLLSEKLVPTKEKNPIKRWGRGLAYFLEDNWKRIWVLALWFSICAGLFTWKFIQYRHRAVFDVMGYCVTTAKGAAETTKFNMAIILLPVCRNTITWLRSRTKLGVVVPFDDNINFHKVVAWGIAVGVGLHAGAHLTCDFPRLLHATDDEYEPMEQFFGEERPNNYWWFVKGTEGWTGVTMVVLMAIAYTLAQPWFRRNRLNLPKPIKKLTGFNAFWYSHHLFIIVYALFIVHGYYLYLSKKWYKKTTWMYLAVPMLLYACERLIRAFRSGYKSVKILKVAVYPGNVLSLHMSKPQGFKYTSGQYIFVNCADVSPFQWHPFSITSAPGDDYLSIHIRTLGDWTSQLKALFSKVCQPPSVDQSGLLRADIGKGENKPRLPKLLIDGPYGAPAQDYKKYDVLLLVGLGIGATPLISIVKDVLNNIKQQNEIEEGVKNKRKPFATKRAYFYWVTREQGSFEWFRGVMNEVAEYDRDRMIELHNYCTSVYEEGDARSALITMLQSLQHAKSGVDIVSGTQVKTHFARPNWHKVFKHVAVNHTDKRVGVFYCGAPGLTGELRRLAQEFSRKTSTKFDFHKENF is encoded by the exons atggagATTCACCACAGTAAACATGAGTCATGGTCCGATACCGAGAGCACAAGCAGTAGCAGAGTCGGTTACAGTGGTCCATTGAGCGGTCCGATATTGGTGAACAATGCTAACAAGAAACACAGCAGCAAGAAGAGTGCGAGGTTTAAAGACGGTGACGAATACGTCGAGATCACTCTCGACATTCGTGAAGATTCGGTTTCCGTACAGAATATCAAAGGCGGCGACCCGGAGACGGCAATGCTAGCGACCAAGTTAGAGAAAAGGCCTTCGTTTGGATCCCAGCTTTCGTTCAAAATCCGGCAAGTTTCTCAGGAACTGAAGCGAATGACGTCGATGAAGGCGGCGGCGCCGTTTAACAGGGCCGACCGGAACAAATCCGGCGCCGCTCGTGCCCTACGGGGACTGAAATTTATGACCAAAAACGTTGGAACCGAAGGCTGGTCCGAGATCGAATCACGGTTCGATGAATTGTCTGTCAATGGCTCACTCCCCAAGTCATTGTTTGGTCCATGTATAG GCATGAACGAATCAAAGGAGTTTGCCGAGGAACTGTTCGAAGCTTTGGCTCGCAGAAGAGGGATAACATCATCGGCAGTAAACAAAGCTCAGCTAAGGGAATTTTGGGAACAAATTACTGATCAAAGCTTTGATGCTAGATTGCAAACTTTCTTTGACAT GGTTGACAAAGATGCTGATGGAAGGATCACAGAAGAAGAGGTGAAAGAG ATTATCACATTGAGTGCTAGTGCTAACAAGCTGTCAAAAATCCAAGAATGTGCTGAGGAGTATGCAGCCTTAATCATGGAAGAACTGGATAAAGACAACCTTGGGTACATTGAG ATATACAATTTGGAAACACTACTACTGCAAGCTCCAAGCCAATCAACCAACTTAGTGACGGACAGCCGCATTTTAAGCAGGTTATTGAGTGAAAAATTGGTTCCAACAAAAGAGAAGAACCCCATTAAAAGATGGGGAAGGGGTCTTGCCTATTTTTTAGAGGACAATTGGAAGAGAATATGGGTGTTGGCTCTTTGGTTCTCAATCTGTGCAGGTTTGTTCACCTGgaaattcattcaatacagacaTAGAGCCGTGTTTGATGTGATGGGCTACTGTGTTACCACGGCCAAAGGTGCAGCTGAGACAACTAAATTCAACATGGCCATAATTCTTCTTCCAGTGTGTAGAAATACCATTACTTGGCTTAGAAGCAGAACAAAGTTAGGGGTGGTTGTCCCATTTGATGACAATATCAATTTTCACAAG GTGGTTGCTTGGGGGATTGCTGTTGGGGTTGGCTTGCATGCTGGTGCACATCTAACGTGTGATTTCCCTAGGCTTCTCCATGCCACTGATGATGAGTATGAGCCAATGGAACAATTCTTTGGGGAAGAACGGCCTAACAACTACTGGTGGTTCGTGAAAGGGACCGAAGGTTGGACTGGCGTGACCATGGTGGTGCTTATGGCCATAGCCTACACACTAGCTCAACCTTGGTTCCGCCGAAACCGGCTAAACCTTCCTAAACCCATAAAGAAGCTGACTGGATTTAATGCCTTCTGGTACTCACATCATCTATTTATTATTGTCTATGCCCTCTTCATTGTTCATGGATACTATCTCTACCTCTCCAAGAAATGGTACAAAAAGACA ACATGGATGTATCTAGCAGTTCCAATGCTATTATACGCATGTGAACGCCTAATTCGAGCATTTAGATCTGGCTATAAGTCAGTGAAGATCTTGAAG GTTGCTGTCTACCCTGGAAATGTACTTTCCCTGCACATGTCTAAGCCTCAAGGATTTAAGTACACTAGTGGCCAATATATCTTTGTGAACTGTGCTGATGTCTCCCCATTTCAATG GCATCCCTTCTCCATCACTTCGGCTCCTGGAGATGACTATTTAAGTATCCACATCCGAACCTTAGGAGACTGGACATCCCAACTCAAGGCCCTTTTCTCAAAG GTTTGTCAGCCTCCATCAGTTGATCAAAGTGGCCTCTTGAGAGCAGATATTGGTAAAGGCGAAAACAAGCCAAG GTTGCCAAAACTCTTGATTGATGGTCCATATGGAGCTCCAGCTCAAGACTACAAAAAGTACGATGTTCTTCTCCTAGTAGGACTTGGCATTGGTGCCACCCCATTAATCAGCATAGTCAAAGACGTGCTTAACAACATTAAGCAACAAAATGAAATCGAAGAAGGGGTGAAGAACAAGAGAAAGCCATTTGCCACTAAACGAGCTTACTTCTATTGGGTTACACGGGAGCAAGGCTCGTTTGAGTGGTTCAGGGGGGTAATGAATGAGGTGGCTGAGTATGATAGAGATAGGATGATTGAACTTCACAATTACTGCACCAGTGTATATGAAGAAGGGGATGCTAGGTCAGCTTTGATCACCATGCTTCAGTCCCTCCAACATGCCAAAAGTGGTGTGGATATTGTTTCGGGAACACAAGTGAAAACACATTTTGCCAGGCCAAATTGGCACAAGGTCTTCAAGCACGTGGCTGTTAACCATACGGACAAGAGAGTTG